A window of Daucus carota subsp. sativus chromosome 2, DH1 v3.0, whole genome shotgun sequence genomic DNA:
tcagactctcagttgaatttcTAAAGTCATTCACTGTGACTGAGCTttgggtgcttcgtaacaaagtcaaaCGAAGCTCTAATTTGTATGAACTCTtacgagacaagctgatggaacatgctgaattcaatagccctcagattgtcaagaatccttattgtctgaagttcatcaatgacgacaTCATAAACACTGTGTATCTGAATGATGAAGCATTCCCAAAGTATCCCgtgaaccaactgatccttgcatctactctcctgagaaccaagggattcgcttataaagagaaggctgatgctgatagtgtTATCTCTTGAAGGAATTTACGGAAGAGCGGAAGCATGATATAACAATTATCAATCCGTAAATCATGAATCGCGCATATAGAAAGACACATAAATTACACATACGATTTATGAAATAGTTTTAGAATCGAATTCTAACCTTTAAAAGCGatccaaggaagacaaagagaggtcctagcagttgcttctcaatgcgtgaagcactctaccggtatccaccaagattaatccttcgatgaagcttttataaagatggagcccttctacttttgagagagagagagagatgaagaaggtgagggaggctactaggttttcacaaaaccccagttatctaaagccttctcatctctttctttatatagggccctcctaggttttacacaattattatatcaatatgtattaatatatataaatcccacactttatcttataaaatgtttaaataataattaaaactattttaattattattattttcgaaAGCCTTAGAAAATAACCTGCTCTCTCAAAAAGTCCcttcatcaataaattaatctttttatggtgtgaccctgtaggttcaatattatgccggtagtagaaataaataataataaaccttttattaattatttatatgaattctaaaattcactaaatataattaactgattaattatatttattctacatcgtgagtgatgcttctcaacatatcgcgactatccggataatatgaattctctgcttagaataacaagaacctgtcagtgactagttaccgtacaattaattccttctacccttacaatatcccgattaaatacaaggcatggatctcgtgtcaagcctatcaaatttaatcatatgatttcttgttcttaatgcgaagttcatattaatgcaaattagaaactcctttctaatttcatacactctggccagagattccagaacttgcatagaaagaataacataggatattctcttcctatactggaaggggtagatcctctattgacgttaactatctctatacataaatccctatgcccagaatagtcctaatggttgtccttgagactaaggactaaaccaaagcacagttctttatatataagataactttaacgatctcaagtcttaggacacttgtacaactatcactcagtgaataactattgacacgtgagtaatctccattagttattcaacttatcgagtcatgttcagtgaacttattccccaataagcacctacatactggctatagtgtcaccacacaaatgcctatgagaacagacatcctcctcaagggagcaagcacagtatgtaccaatctttgcggatttactaacttccgattagttatcctatgatcaggaactgtttaagtccagagttatcatcttctagatctcactattataatctcattataattctagaagctttactccaaactatggaacatcttatttaaaacactttaaatagataaatcccataataaaatcaaaactagtcttttattaatattaatgaaatcaaatacgaatacaagaaagtatttcctaactcatcatacatgattggatttaggacaaACACTTTCAATCTCCCACTTGAACTAAAGCCAATCTCCCTGATATTTAATACCCATCTTCTCTTTATGACGATCAAAGTGAATCTGAGATAATGACTTTGTGAGTGGGTCTGCTACGTTGTTATGTGTGTCAACTCTCTCAATCTTGACATCTCCTCTTTCAATGATTTCCCTAATCAAATGAAAGCGTCGCAAAACATGTTTGGAATTTTTATGAGACCTAGGTTCCTTGGCTTGTGCTATTGCTGCATTGTTATCACAATACAACACAATAGGCTCCTCAACGCTAGGAACAACTCCCAATTCAGAAACAAATTTCCTCATCTAAACGGCTTCTTTTGCAGCCTCACTTGCAGCTATATATTCTGCTTCCGCTGTGGAGTCAGCTGTAGTAGACTGTTTGGAACTCTTCCAACTAATCGCACCACCATTTAGAGTAAACACGTACCCTGACATGGATTTACTATCATCACTTTCTGATTGAAAACTAGAGTCGGTATAACCCTCTATTTTCAACTCAGATTCACcaccaaaaacaagaaaaatatccttagtccttcgcaagtACTTAAGGATGTTCTTCACTGCTTTCCAGTGGTCTTCACCTGGATCGGACTGATATCTGCTCGTCACACTAATTGAATAAGCAACATCAGGCCTAGTACACAACATCGCGTACATGATAGATCCTATTGCTGAAGCATAAGGAATCTTACTCATACGCTCTCTATCCTCATGTGTCTTAGGAGACATCTTTCCAGAAAGAGATACTCCATGGCTCATCGGTATGAGACCTCTTTTGGAGTTTTCCATGCTAAACCTTTTAAGCACTTTTTTGATGTATGTACCCTGGGTAAGACTTATCATTCTTCTAGATCTATCCCTATAGATCTTTATACCGAGAATGTAGGACGCTTCTCCCAAGTCCTTCATAGTGAAGTTCTTTGATAGCCACACTTTGACTGATTGCAGCATCGGTATATCATTTCCTATAAGaagtatgtcatccacatacaatACAAGAAATGTTACCGCGCTCCCACTAACCTTCTTGTAGACACATGGTTCATCTatgtttttgataaaatcaaACTCTTTGATTGTCTCATCAAAACGGATGTTCCATCTACGAGAAGCTTGCCTCAAACCATATATGGTTCGTAGTAGCTTACACACTAGGTGTTCATTTCCTTTGGAAAGAAAACCCTctggttgtgtcatatacacttCCTCTTCAAGTTTCCCATTGAGGAAGGCCGTTTTCACGTCCATTTGCCAGATCTCATAGTCGTAGTAAGCAGCGATTGCAAGCAAAATCCGAATTGATTTTAACAGGGCTACAGGCGAAAAGGTTTCATCAAAGTCAATTCCTTGCCTTTGTCTGAATCCTTTTGCCACGAGCCTGGCCTTATAGGTCTCCACCTGGCCATCTGCTCCAATCTTTCTTTTGTATACCCATTTGCACTCAATAGGCTTCACGCCCTCAGGCGCTTcgaccaaagtccatacttggttggTATACATAGATTCCATTTCGGATTCCATGGCACTTTGCCATTTCTCTGAGTCAACACTACTCATAGCCTCATTGTAGGTTATAGGGTCTTCATCATCAATGAAAGACAACTCATGGTCATTCTCAATGACAAGGCCATAATACCTCTCAGGTTGGCGAGTCACTCTCCCTGACCTACGAAGGGGCTGTTCCACAGAAGGCTGTTCAGTCTGAACAGGTGTTTCCTCTTGAACCGTAGTAGTTTGTGCTTCTTGAACTTCACCAAGTTCAATTTTGCTCCCACTGTTCCCTTCAAGGATAAACTGCTTTTCCAAGAAGGTAGCATGTCTGGAGACAAACACCCTATGATCGGTGTAAAAGTAATACCCTAAAGTCTCTTTAGGATATCCCACAAAGCTACATTTTATGGATCGAGATTCCAGCTTATCAGGGTCAACTTTCTTGACATGAGCTGGACATCCCCAAATCTTAATGTGCTTAAGACTTGGTTTCCTTTGtttccatatctcatatggagtttgAGGAACAGATTTGGAAGGCACCTTATTCAGTAAATATGCTGAGGTTTCCAATGCATAACCCCATAAGGAATACTGGAAGATCCGCATAGCTCATCATGGACCGAACCATGTCTAACAAAGTTCGATTTCTCCTTTCAGATACCCCATTTAACTGTGGATTATATGGAGGAGTCCACTGAGAGactataccattttctttgagaTAATCTAGAAACTCTCCATTCAAGTATTCACCACCTCGATCTGATCGAAGAGTTTTAATACTACGTTTGGTTTGTTTCTCTACTTCATTCTTATattctttgaacttttcaaagGCTTCAGATTTGTGTTTCATCAAATACACATATCCGAATCTAGATCGGTCATCTATGAAAGTAATGAAGTATGAAAATCCACCCATGGCTTGCGTAGACATTGGTCCACATACATCTGTGTGTACCAATCCTAGCAAATCCGCAGCCCTTTCTCCATGTCCACTAAATGGAGATCTGGTCATTTTGCCCAATAGACAAGACTCGCATGTAGgatatgattcaaaatcaaaggGTTCAAGTATCCCTTCCTTTTGCAATGTCCGTAGTCTATTTTCACTAATATGACCAAGTCTGCAGTGCCACAAAAAGGTGAGATTTTCatcatccctttttcttttattagtaCGTTCAATTTGTAGTAAATTATGCTCTACGTCACATATATACAGACCATTATTTAAACTACCACTTCCATAAAGAATGTTATCTCTTTGAATTAGACATTTATTATTCTGAATAACAAACGAAAATCCATCCAAGTCTAACATGGGAATAGAAATAATATTCCTTATAATCGAGGGAACAAAGTAGCAATTATTCAAAACAATAGTCTTGCCCGTAGgcatatataaatgaaattatCCTACAGCTTCAGCAGCAACTCTTGCTCCATTACCCATTCGTAGAATCACCTCCTCTTCCCCAAGAGTCCTACTTCCCCTTAGTCCCTGCAACGAATTGCAAATGTGAGAACCACAGGCGGTATCTAATACCCAAGTAGAAATTTGACTTATTGACATATTCACTTCAATCATGAACATACCTGAAGCAGAAGCGGTAGTCTCACtacccttcttcttcttcaattctGCAAGGTAAACCTTGCAATTCCTTTTCCAGTGCCCCGACTTGTTACAGTGAAAGCAAACAGCTGTGCTTTTGGGGTCAACCTTGGCCTTCGCTGGATTAGTCTTATTCTCAccacctttcttctttttcttgggaGGGGCCCTCTTCCTTTTCTTGGAAGTAGAACCCTCACCAATaagaagaacagaactcttttTGGAAGGGAAACTCGACTCAGCAGTTTTCAACATGTTATGGAGTTCAGGCAAGCTAACATCCATCTTATTCATGTGAAAGTTCACAACAAACTGCGAGAACAAATCTGGAAGCGATTGCAAGACCAAGTCTTGGCTTAGCTCCCCATCCATGACAAAACCAAGTTGTCCTAAACGTTCAATCAAATTGATCATCTTGAGCACATGGTCATTCACAGATGTCCCCTCTGCCATTTTACAACGGAACAGCTCTTTCGATATCTCATATCAAGCTGTCCTCCCCTCAACATGATACAACTCTTGTAGATGAATCAGTATAGTGTAAGCATCCATGTACTCATGTTGCTTCTGAAGCTCAGAGTTCATGGAGGCCAACATAATACACTGGGCAACATTTGCCTCATCCATCCACGAGCGATGAGCTTGATGCTCATCATAAGGTGCATCATCAACAGGGGCCTTAGGCAGTGGTGAGTTAATCACATGGTCCAACTTCTCAGACTTGAGAACAATTCTCAAGTTACGAAGCCAATCAGCAAAATTGGGACCAGTCAACTTGTTAGCATCAAGAATGCTACGGAGTGATAGTGCAGAAGACATAATGTATATAGTAAATCTGTAAATGATGAACACATAACAACACTTAgcaaatattcaatttcattTAAAAACACTATATGAATTGGGTCTTTATTCATAAGTGGCTCCCACTAGTTTATCCAATTTATACAACCCCCTAATTGAAAAATTAAGCATTCATAATGCTAGTGGGAATAGGGATCCTACATTCCATCACACAACCTCGGCTGTAGCACGAAACGTCATGCGACGTTCAATAGGCAGACAACTCTTGTCAATTACATCTTATGTTATTCCCTAATAAAACTTTAGCCTCTTGAATAATTGAGTCACGGCTGTAGCACGACAAACTCAATATTCTAAGTCAAGTCTAACCCAACATCTCGTACAATTAAATCAGTTTCCAACGGCCCACGGCTGCAGCACGTAACGACCAGTAGATTCTAATTCAATGTACACATCTCTATGTAATAGACAAGTATTTCTTATTTCGAAATCAAAGCCCTCGGTTGTAGCACGAAACGACAATGATTTAAAAACAAGAACTACTTTCTACCATGTTGGAAGGCTATGACCGACACAAGCCCGTTGTGTCATTGGCCAATTATTacttgatattatttaattttagagggattatattatattacaatcataatcatattataaagAGATTCTtccttttaaattaaatatttcaaatcaataatcgATAATTGGATGATTCCCAGATCGGGGGGAGCATTGTCAAGAGGCGTCACTTAATACCCCTTTCTTACAGATCGAAATCCGCTTTTGACAGAACCATCCTTTCTCTCAATattgaaaattcatatttaattacgtgtttcataaacacaagaatctcatgattgtaatcataatatttttattaaggcAAGAAACGATTCCTATTCTAGATTTTCTAGAGCACGCCTTATATTGATTTAAGTTCACCTAAATCCATCATCGCATGGTAAACATAGGCATATatctcatatataaaattaaataaacaagtaaGCATGCAAATAAAATCATGTTACACATTGATATAATGATGTATGGATTTATTATAGCATGTAACACAATTATAAGCAAGATTGCAAATAATGGGATGCATCAAATATCATCAAACAAGGCATTCCACACACTCCAAGggctgtaaatattttttaaacaatttaaaaaatctgtTTCTTTATTCCATCAGATGCGTCTCGGAAAAACGAATCCAACGGTACCTTTCACGTCTCAATCGGAGTTCGGACGCACCCGGAAAAgccaaaaaacaaaatcaagcgCGCGCGTCAACTGATGACGTGGCGCTGACGTCAGTGCTGACGTGGTAGGCAGTGCTGACGTGGCGCCACGTCATCAGATGACGTGGCGCTGACCTGGCAGTTGACCCATCAGCGCTGACGTGGCGCTGACGTCATCAGATGACGTGGCGCTGACGTCAGCTGCTGACTCGTTTGCACAGTCAACACTCCCAGCCAATCAGAATGCGACACGTGGCAGATCCATGTCATAAATCAGAAAAGTAATTTTCAGGCAgaattaaacttaaaaaattcaagaaaaatactTTCTGACCTCAgaaaatttcgaaaaaaatatggaaattttcagaaaaatacaaGGAACCCAGATCGGAAAAGAAACAAGCCTTTAAAAAGATTTAcgatttaattcataattaaatcaataaagccctcgaatcataaaatcaatttaaaaatccatacgtatgaataaaaatctgaaatttttatcatgaaTCTATATGCAtacaacctcgctctgatgccattgaaggaatttacggaagagcggaagcatgatataacaattatcaatccgtaaatcatgaatcgcgcatatagaaagacacataaattgcacatacgatttatgaaatagttttagaatcgaattctaacctttaaaagcgatccaaggaagacaaagagaggtcctagcagttgcttctcaatgcgtgaagcactctaccggtatccaccaagattaatccttcgatgaagcttttataaagatggagcccttctacttttgagagagagagagatgaagaaggtgagggaggctactaggttttcacaaaaccccagttatctaaagccttctcatctctttctttatatagggccctcctaggttttacacaattattatatcaatatatattaatatatataaatcccacactttatcttataaaatgtttaaataataattaaaactattttaattattattattttctaaagcCTTAGAAAATAACTTGCTCTCTCAAAAAGTCCcttcatcaataaattaatctttttatggtgtgaccctgtaggttcaatattatgccggtagtagaaataaataataataaaccttttattaattatttatatgaattctaaaattcactaaatataattaactgattaattatatttattctacatcgtgagtgatgcttctcaacatatcgcgactatccggataatatgaattctctgcttagaataacaagaacctgtcagtgactagttaccgtacaattaattccttctacccttacaatatcccgattaaatacaaggcatggatctcgtgtcaagcctatcaaatttaatcatatgatttcttgttcttaatgcgaagttcatattaatgcaaattagaaactcctttctaatttcatacactctggccagagattccagaacttgcatagaaagaataacataggatattctcttcctatgctggaaggggtagatcctctattgacgttaactatctctatacataaatccctatgcccagaatagtcctaatggttgtccttgagactaaggactaaaccaaagcacagttctttatatataagataactttaacgatctcaagtcttaggacacttgtacaactatcactcagtgaataactattgacacgtgagtaatctccattagttattcaacttatcgagtcatgttcagtgaacttattccccaataagcacctacatactggctatagtgtcaccacacaaatgcctatgagaacagacatcctcctcaagggagcaagcacagtatgtaccaatctttgcggatttactaacttccgattagttatcctatgatcaggaactgtttaagtccagagttatcatcttctagatctcactattataatctcattataattctagaagctttactccaaactatggaacatcttatttaaaacactttaaatagataaatcccataataaaatcaaaactagtcttttattaatattaatgaaatcaaatacgaatacaagaaagtatttcctaactcatcatacatgattggatttaggacaaACACTTTCATCTCTGACTattgtcttcggaatggtatttctaaatacacaaggaagatgaagcaagtcacgaagactcagcctgctgactttaaggaggacccggtggatctggaagtaatgcaccaactagctctggctaacgaaaggaagaaacgtggtgaagccactactgctgAACAGCCAACCAGGaaagaaccttcaactcctgttcttcacagttctgatactgaagaaggagaagttgatttGTAGATTTAgtagggtattgtaatatatgttctaaaaagaacaccccttttgtaatctacttattatgtttgaatctggtgaatgtttaatgaataccagaaacttttgctatttatcttttcaagtttaatcctttgtcttatcagttagttgagttatcctctcgataatttgcacgttatgttaacaaacaaatagggggagattgaaaggcatatgtttagcctatttgtatttaagagtatcaactcaactctaatAAGAAAGCAaataaatagcaagtactgttatccggaatccgtacgaagaacgtcaaatgatttattgaagattttatgtcagaagaatttcaggatgctgctgcaaaccactagaagaagttcattaatatgatcaagcctcagtgtacaaataatcttttgtagcacgtccagaagatcagaaggtataaagtttcaatactttatttattcagaagattccattattgtgtctacaaatgaagaagaactcagaagatgaagaatcgacgaacaaaccacaacttatttgtttaaatgacaaggaatacttaattgagctagttacagatgaaccagactatatatttgtgtatcagcttatcagattaaatattctacgtcaaaagacggtggtcgttcaatcaagtcgaagatcttaattgtttaatgAAGACTAAAGACTCTGCTAatgaagaaaagggataattgattatctaattattttattcacttctcaaaataattatatatgatatgtaatttatttattaaattaattctatctcgaattaattatataggatAGAATTagattaattctatctcgaattaatttaatttatgaaatatgcatttaatataattaagtggatattaattggttaattaattaaaggaaataagggattgtcttgttggattacaaggtaagacaatctgaaagattgtcttgcaaaaacaacaaggtaagacaatccggaacacacggtaagacaatctgtatgattgtcttaccgtcccTCATTGTCTTACCTATGCTTCcttccaagacaatcttcaagattgtcttgccgaatggcttgtaagacaatattgaagattgtcttaccgcttcctcttaattgtcttaccgcctggGATTGTCTTACTAGGCTATAGACAATCGttcagattgtcttgccttgtaTTTTTCAGTAAGACAAAGTGCTTAATTGTCTTTGCCatctttgcattgtcttgcctacctttgtcttgccttgttcttggattttgcctataaatatggccatcCAATtacttcatttgtaagtgttcaaagtattgtaaagctttcaagttgtgctaaacttgctattcgttaaatccacaatttactg
This region includes:
- the LOC135150420 gene encoding uncharacterized protein LOC135150420 yields the protein MSSALSLRSILDANKLTGPNFADWLRNLRIVLKSEKLDHVINSPLPKAPVDDAPYDEHQAHRSWMDEANVAQCIMLASMNSELQKQHEYMDAYTILIHLQELYHVEGRTA